The sequence below is a genomic window from Rudanella lutea DSM 19387.
CCCTGCGTTGGGGCGTTCATGGCCAGCGTTGCCGGTGCCGACTGCCCGCCCGACAGCTCGGTCATCTGGGCTTCGTACGAAGAAAATGACGGCAAGCTCCGCCGGTGTTGCCGCTCAGTCCCACTGGTTACGCGGTTGAGCAGATCGGTCCGTAGCTCGGCAAGAGCCGCAGTGGGGTCCTTGGCGGCTGTAGCCGGGTTGGCCGCCCACCGCTCCACCTCACTCACAAGCTCATCGGCCTTGGTGAGTTTCTGCTCCCGAATAAACGTTTTCAGGCTCGGATAACTCACACAATCGGGGCACGATTTTTTGGCCGGGTAGCCGTACGTTTTGGAGTCGGTAGCCAGAAACTCCACCGTTGCTTTGGCCATTTTGAAAGCCCGGTCGCCCACCTGATCGGCGGTAAGCGTCTGGGCGAGGGTTGCCAGCGGGAAAAGAAAGAGAGTTAGAAAGGTTTTCATGTGGGTTCGCGGTGGTTAGCCCTGCTGAATATGTTTCGACAACTCGTACAACGCGTGTTTAAGCGGCAGGAAAAAGAACGTCTCCGACAAACGGGCGTCGGGGTCGCGCTCAATCGCCAACCGGCCCAGCAGGTAGCTATCCCACAGCACGTTATGGCGCGATGCGGGGTCGTTGCCCACCAGGAAATCGTAATACTGGTCGGGCCGCTGAATATCGAAATCGGCCAGAAACGACGCGATTGTGCGATTCTTGAGGGTCTTTTCCAGAAACACCCGCACGTTTTCGATCACGGCTTCGTGGAAATCGGTCCGCAAACGGGCCTCCTCGGCGCTGGTGATGTTATACACAAAATCGACCGGTGCCTCGTCGGTTTTCCGGGCCTCGCCCCAGTACGTAACCGGCTCAGGCCGCACGCTTTGCCCCACGTTGGTGTCTTGTTGTTGCTGGTACAGCACAGCACCATTGGCCGTGGTTTCCTTCGGTTTGTCGGTAAACACAATCCGGAAACCGCCCGGTGCCGGCTGGTTGGAGTACGCCTGAAACAGCAGTTGGGTAAACTCTGTCAGGTCGGCGGTGGAGCCGAGCAGATTGAGGTATTGCGAACCCCGGCCTGTAAAGGTCAGGAAGCGCGGCAACTGCAAGCCGTTGGCCTCCAGCAACTGCGTCAGGTGGTAGATAATCGACGCGTAATGCAGGTAGAGCACCATCCGAAGGGCCGGTCGGAAGTCTTTCATCGACTGCGTAAACCGGAAGTGCGCATCCTGTTTGAACAACAGACTCACCACGTCTTCGGCGGTCATCTCGTCTTTCTGCAAAAACGACTCCAGCGTACCGTCTTCGGCCCGGTACGGCATAGGGTTCCGCTGTTTGTACAGCAGGTAGTTCTGGATAAACCCGTTGTCTTTGCGGTACGACGGATACCCCTGTTCGTTGAGGCCGCCCCCCCAAATGTCGTTGGCGGCAAACCGGAACGAGGTGTTCAGATACCGCCGTTGCTGCTGCACAAACAACATAATGTCGGACGTTCCCCCCCCAATGTCAATGTTGACGGCGTCGGACGTGGGCAGCACGCCTTTTTTCATGAGGTAGAAATACGGTGCTACCGACTCCGAAATAGGTTCGTACACAAACTGACCGCTGCCCCTGAACGCCTGCTCAAAGGCCTTCTGCCACTCTTCAACAAGCCCGTTGCGGGTACCCCGACGCATACTCGACGGAGCCAGCCAAACGACTTTGGTTTTGGTGATGTCGCCCTCGTTCAGAATAATCTTATTGCGGATCAGCAGGAGCAGCGTCTCAAAAAACGCCCGTACCCGCGGCCGGTTGAGGGCATCTTTGGGCTGATTCTCAAACAACCATTTGAGGTTGGTCACGTAGCGGTTTACATCGCCACTTGCCGATTGTTCGAGGTCGATATTGAAGCCCAGATTGAGCTTGCTGAACAGGTAATCGCCCCCGTCCTGAATCCCTTTTTTCTCGTACACCGTGGTCCGCAACGGAAACGCAAACGGCGAACCCGCCCGGCCGTCGGCACTAATTACGGGCGGTACAAACTCCCGCCGAATAAGCGGCTCCATCTCATCGAACGTACCAAACCCGCTCTTCAGCGCGTACCGCTGGTAGCTTGTCTGGGCTTCGGGGCCGTTATAAGGCTTGTTGAGCAGCACCACCTGAAGTTCGGCATCTTCGGCTACGGTCAGGGGTTGCGGTTCGGCATTACCGGCGACGCCATCGTTTTCCAGATAGGCTACGTGCGTGTTCGACGTGCCAAAGTCGATGGCAAACGTAAAGGCCCGGTAGCTCTGGTTTATGACCCGGAACGAGGGCAGAATAAGCCCCCGGTAGGTATCACCCCCGTAATTGAGCTGCACCTCCATCAGATCGAAGGCCTGCGGTACTTTGTAGTAGTACGAAGCCGGAGCCAGGGGCGATTTGAGGCTCCGTGCTTCGGGTGTATTCACCTGTACCGGCGCTTTCCGAATCAGGTTCGGGAACTGGTAAAAGTGTACGCCCGTGGGCCGGAAACCGTATTCCACCCCGCTGCCGTCGGCCAGCATGACCGTGTAATTGTTCAGATCCTGCAAATCGGGGCGGGTAACCCGGTAGAACGGGAAAAACGCCAGATCGGCCCGAAACTCAATAACCGTATTGGGATCGCGCAGGTCGTAGGCTTTGCGGAACGTAACCCGCCGGTTGTTCTTGACGGGCACTTCGAGCGTGGCCGTTACCATGTTGGCGTCGATCTGAATAGTCAGGTACCGGTCGAGATCCTCAGGCGTAAAGAAGTTGAAATACTCCTTCCGAACGGGCAACAGAAAGTGGCAGTCGGCCCCATCGCGCAGGCCTGTCCGGAAACGCTCGTTGTTGATCTTGTACGGCATCCGAACCAGAAAATCCTCTAGGAAGTCGTCGGTTGATACAAACGGGTACCGCACATTGTCCACGCCGGGCAGGTAGCGGTCGGCCAGGAGGCCATCGCGGCTGAGGTCGTTCAGGTGAACGGGTAAGACCTCGGTACGCGGGTTCCAGTCGGTATTTTTGACGTACTTCCCGGCCACCTCCATGCGCGAGGCCAACGCCAGTGGCTTGCGTACTTTGGTCGGGGCTCCGTTGGCGTAGGTTTCGGCCGCGTAATAATCGACCGTGGGCTGCATCACAAAATCGCTTTCGCGCTCAATATCTTCGAGCACGTCGGCTTCACGAACGCCGTAGAGCACCAGCCCCGGTACCACCTGTAGGGTCGCATTGGTTTCGCCCCCCACCGTGATCGGGTCAAAGCTGCCCAGGGTTTTGTCGGCTTCGGTACGCAGGGGAGAGGTGTTATCGTCGAATATCCGGTACAAAAACTCCCGGAAGCCGCCCGTGAGCAGTCCATTCTGCTCCCGATAAATACGGGCCAGATAAGTCACAAAGGCAATGTCGCGGTCGGCCAGGGGTACATATTCATTGCGAAACAAGGTACGGCCGTTGGTGCTTTTGGGCGGCTCAATAAATCGGTTCTGACGCTCCTGCTCCCAGTTGGGCGAGGTAAACACGAGCGACAGGGGCGATGTGCCGCCGAGCAACGCACCCTTGTAGTAGATCATGGTAATCTGCTGGAGCGTACCCAGGTCGCCCTGCAAATCCAGTTCGAGCGCCTTGGCCAGAATGGCGTGCGCGTGTCGCTGTCCCGATCCCGGCGCACCGGCTCGCTGCCGAAGCGCTTCAAGCCGTTCGCCTTTGTTCCAGACCCGATACGTGATGTCGGTGTTGCGTGGCCCACCCTGAAACAACAGTTCGAGCAGGTCGAGGCAGTGCGACACCAGCACGTGGTACAGCGAGTGCTCGCGGGGGTTTAGGTCATTCTTGACCATCCGAAACGCCGTATCGAACAGGTACAGCCGGGCAAACGGCGACGGAATCGACGTGCCTGCTTTCGAGGCCGAGCCACTACCACCCGTGAGCGTATCGGGAATGTGTTCAATGCGGTTGCCCGTCAGGCCACCCCGGCTCTGGGTCCAGTCCTGATGGTCCTGCTGACCCACATTCGGGTCTTTATCAATGCGAAGGATATGTGGCATAGTTGGTTAATGTATAATGATTAATGAATAATGTATAATGAGGCTTAGGATGCATGACTCACGCTTGCGAAGCCATTCTTCATTATACATTTTACATTATTCATTAACTATCAGCTAATTGTCGGTTTACTGTTTCCAATTTTTCGCGGCAACGGTCGGCTACCTCGATGAGCATCTGCATAAAACGGGCTTCGTTTTGGGGGAAGGTCTTCTGCAACTTATTTTCGACCTCGCCAGCCTGGTCGCGCAGGAACCCCTCGCTGATGCCTTTCTTGAAGAAGCCGGTTTCGATCTGCTTCGAGCGGACCATCGAGTTAAAATCGGCGTTCAGGTCGAACGGCGCGAAGGCCCGGTCATTCTGCGCCATTTCGGCCAGCCAACCCCGGAAATGCACGCCCATAAAGTTTTGTAGGGCTGTGTAAAACGAGTTGGTGGTGATGTCCTGCCGCAGGTTCAGGTTGCGGGCAAAGGCCTCGGTCAGATGACCCGGCAGGAAATCGGTGTAAAATTTGGTAGCGTACGCAAACCGGATGAGCGGTTCGAGGAGGTCGTTGTAGGTACGGTCGTAAAAATGGGGCAAATCGAGGGTGCGGTCGTTGCGCTTCACCCCAAACTCGTAATGCTGCTTGCCGCCCCCGAACTCATCGGCGGGCCGACGGGCAAAATCGAGCACAGCCGCAGCCGCGAGCATCTCTACCACGTGGGCATTGTTGACCTGCTGCGCCCCGCCCTCTACGTTGGGGTACAACTTACCACCGGCCTGATCGCCAATATAATACAGGGCATCGAGGTGGACCTGCGTCTGGTAATAACTCAGGGCCGCCTTGGTTTTCGACAGAAACCGGTTCTGATCAATCGAGCTATTGGTATTGTCTTCGAGCGCGAAATAGGGCATCACGGTCACGGCCCCTTTGCGGGCGTTCCGAATGGGTAGCTTCTGATTCGGTTGCTGCAACAGTTTCACCAACTGCGGAAACCCCGACGAACCCGTACCACCAAAGATGGAGCTGATGATAAAGATCCGGTCGGTGGCATCGTTGAAGGCCCCCGTGAAGTATTTGTACACGGCCGAGTCTTCGAGCGCGTTGAACACTACGCTCCCGATGTTGGGGTTGCCTTTGAAACCCACCGACAGGTTCAGTTTGAGCTCGGCTGTGGTGGGCTTGGCTGAGTTATCGTACAGCAGTTTGAGCAGTTCGCGGTCGGTATCGTCCATACTGCTCACCTGCAAAAATTCCTCGAACGTACCCTCGTGATCGGTCAGCTTGGGCATCACCGAATCACCCAGTCGCTCCTGCGCGTTTTCGGCCTGCAAGGTACCGAGGGGCTGCAAAGGCGTGGCAAAAAAGGTTTTCTGACCCTGCGAACCGGTAGGTCCTTCGTACGCACCCCGGCGGATAGTGCGGTACAGGTCGACCACCCGCAGGCTGCGTTCGGTGTCGCCATTCTGCATATCCATATCGAGCAGAATAGGCACAATGGTCAGATCAGCGGGGGTTTTGGCCCCGGCCGCCAACATCATGGTCAGCGAGCGTAATACGCGGGCACCGGTTCCGCCGATGCCGAAAAGGAATAGTTTCATACTTTGAGAAGTGATGAGTGATGAGCGATGAACGATGAGTGGGCTGGCGCTCGATTAATTTACAGGCGTCAGCAAACTCATCGTTCATCGCTCATCACTCAACGCCAGTTTAAACCGGTGTCCGCCGGGCGTAAATCGAGAAACGCTTCAGTAAAAACGAAAAGAGAACGAAGTACAGTACGGCGTACAGGGCATTTACCCCACCGAATCCCTGCATGTACGCGTCCGATTCGTCGGCCCCGGTTTGGTCGAGGGCGTAGCTCAGGGCATACGCGTAGCCAAACACAGCCGCCACAATCAGTGTGACCACCCAGGGGCCTACTTTATAGAAAACGGCTTTCCAGCGACCCAGACCGAGGTAAAAAATAGCCGCCAGTACAAATGCCACCACCAGCGTGAGCAGGCCAACCGGGTTGAAAATGGTTTCTGCGTAAATCGGGTCGTCGTTCTGACCCAGCCAGAGTTCGTATAGGGATGTAAACATAGTTATTGGGACGTTAGACTGGTAGACATTAGACGTTAGACCTTCTTCGATGAGTCTAACGTCTAATGTCTACCAGTCTAACGTCTTATTTTTCGAGTTTAAATGTAAAGTTGACAAAATCGTTGGTGCCGGTCTGATAGGCTTCGCGGACGCCATTCATGAGGTGAACGAGCGCAAAGGTCTTCTTCCGCCGACCGGCTTCGGTGCGGTCGTCCATAGTCGACCAGTCGGTTTGGTACCACGTATCGAACCGAACGGGCATCCGCACGTTCACCGTGGCTTCATCGTCGAACAGATCATCGATTTTAAAGGTCAGCACGTGCGAGTTCCGGGCCAGTAACTGTTGCTCGCGGTCGGTCATGCGTTTGGTGGTGTTCACGTTTTCGCGCCGTTGCACGTTCACGAGCTTGAGCGTGGCATTGTCGGCCTTAATCACCAGATTCTCTTTCAGATAATCCGGAGCCTGCGCGTAGGCGGGCAGCCCGGCCAGATCGAGGCCGATGGCAAACTCCGCCGGTTCGGCTTTCCGGCCAAACTTGATCTCGGTCACGTTGCCCCGCTCAGCGCGCCAGTCGCCTTTTTTGTTCAGGCCGAAAAACAGTTCGTACTTTTTCAGCCCATCGCCCGAGCCAAAGCTAAGCTGCTGAGCCGGGCGTTCGCTCAGGCGCTCCAGCAGCTGCCGATCGAAATCGGCCACGAGCGATTGCTTGCCAATCACCCAGATATAAAACGGCCGCTGCTCACCATTGAGCTGCGATTTCTTGTTCTGGTAATCGTAATACGTGCCGTTGAAAGCCGAGTTGTACGCGTACACTGTGGCCGATATTCCCTTGCGGCTCAGGCTCGCAAACTGATCGTTTATCTGGTTTTTCAGGACACTCGACGCGTTGTTGCGGTTAATTTCGGGGTCGCGCTTGATGTCGGCGTCGGGAAACGACAGGATACAGTCTGACACCAGCACGGCTACATCATTGCCTGTAGCCTTGGCCCCTACCTGCCCAAAAATGGTGTGCAGTTTCGAGCTTTTGCCATTGGCTAAGGGCGTGGTAGCCAGTCCCTCCACAAACGGCCCTACCCCACCCTGATACGGCTGCGGCTTATCGGTGATAGTGTACACCGAAACAGGAGCAATCTGGTTGCTTTTGTTGACTACCTCCGACACTACGTCTTTAAACGTAGTGGCTCCCTTTAGGTAGCCGCCCATACTGGCCGACGTTTCCAAAAAGAAGTGAATACGGCCAATACCAGCCACTTTCTCGGCGGGTTTGGTCCCTTCGTCTTTGGGTTTACGCTTGCCCCCTCCCCCACAGCCAGACAAGAGCAGGACAGACGCAATAACGAAACCCGAAACGGTTAGTCTCAAAGTAAGCATAGTGTTTTCAATATACAGTGGAGCGGTGCTGGTTCGGCGCTCCGATCCGCCCGGCCGTCAGGCCAATTATAGGATTCATTTTCTGGCCTAACGGCCGGGCGAAGTGTCTCTTCGCTACACGCATTAAAACCGTACTCGGTACGGCAATATATAGACAATCAAAAACAAGACAATGAGGGCGTAAATGTACCACTGAGCCGCGCCATCGGCCACAAATCCGCTGCAACCCTGCAACAGATACGCCATTATTGAGCAAATGGCCACACCCCACACGGCCGAGCGTACCCGCCCCCGCGACATACCAACGGCCTGCCAGTAGGTGGTCATCACAAGCAGCGCAGCCGCCACCATACCCCAGATGGAGTTGATCAGCGGCACGTTTTTCTCGACCCGGCTTTCGGGTTTGTAGCCCTGCCCGGCTGCCAGCAACAGCCCAAACGCAGCCGCAGCCACCAGCGTACCCGGCCAGTTGTACAACCCACCCGACGCGGGTGCAACGGGTCCAGAACCGGCGTTATACACGGGCTGGTCGTACATGGGTTGTGAGCGTGGGGATACGGGTTTGGCGTCCAGGTACGTCACCGGTTCGGCATCCAGCAACTCCTCATACTGGTCGGGGATGGCATCAGATGGCTTGGTCTCGCCTGACCGGGTCTCTCCAGACCGGGTCTCGCCAGACCGGGTCACAATAGTTAGCCCCGCACCTGAGCCGCTGACCGAAATACGCTGACCCGCTTTCACAGATCGGGCGTCGATCAGCTGGTTTTGCCGAAACAAAATAGGGTGGTCGTCGCGCCGATGGGCGTCGACGCGAAGGAGGCCACAGCCCGTGAGCGAATCGTAATGAAGAATGGTGCCCTGCATCAAAAACCGTTAACGTCTTTTAACCTAACGAAAGTATGCCGCCGATTGGTTAAGGTTGTTTATTTTAGGACAAACGGTCAAACAAAACGTGTTCACCAACGTCTGTGGCTGACCAACCGCAACGGGCCTTCTGGTCGACCAAAAACGTCGATGAACACGACTAAGCACGTATGACACCTATTTCGGAAGAGTCAGGAGCCCGACACCCGTCTAGGCGACGTTTAGGTTAGCTTTCCCCAGATCAACATACCGCCCTGCACACTACCACCCACGGGTGTAAACGTGGCTCCGTCGGCCCAGTGCACAGCCGTGACGGCATTGCTCACAAAAGGCTGCAACGTGGGGAGTTTGTCGTAGTCTTTCTCGGCTGCCCAGAGCGCAATGTCCGACACCTTACCCACCGGAATCGTCACCATTTTTTGCACCACCTTCGACAGAATCTTCCAGCGGTTGGCGATAACGGCGTTTTTGAACCGCTGCACGTAGCCCGCATTTCCCTCGTTAGCGAGCGCGTCGCCAGCCTGCGTCGCTGCGTCCTCTTCGGTTTGCTCCACATTCGCGTTCACGCTATTGCCCAGTTCTTCCATCTCGATCAGGTCAAACTCGGCGTTGTATGCGCCCTCGGCCCCCTCCTGCATGGCCGCCCCGGCGGCTTCGCCCACGCTCTCAATAGCGCCCCCCACAAACGCCATCAGGACCTGCGTTACGGCATTAAGCGCAATCTGAAACTCCAGCACGGTCTGATCCGGTATGATGGTGATGTTGCTGCTACTGCCAAACGTTTGCGTATCGGGCACCATTACCAGCCCTCCATCGGTACGCTGAATAAACTGGAAACCAATAAACTGCTCGGCATTAAATGCCACCGTGATTTCGCCCGGCCCGGCCCAACCCGGATACGGGAAATTAATATTCGACATGGACAAGTGCACCAGCGACCCATTGAGCGACAGCTGAATGTTTCCTTTCGGAATCCGGGGTGTAACGGTTACGGTTGTTCCATCCGACTCATCGTACGTAAAAGCCCCCCAGGTCATATCCGAATTGTTGTACACCGTAGTGCCCGTACCATCGACGCTAAAATTGGCCGCCTGCGAGCCCTGCACCAGCCCCTGAATAGCCGGAGCCAGCAATTGACTGGTCATAAGCGTGGGCCCCAGAAACCAGGCCGCCGACGCCCCATCGGGCGCACCGTCGAGCACGCGGGCATCAATCACCACCTGTTTCCCCGCAGCCGACCGCCCCTCGGTCATGGCCAGTAGCCCGATGATTCCCCCGCGTGCGTCGCCCGGTGGCAACGACTCGCAGGCAAACGCGGCCGCCGTTGGTACCAGCCAGGGTTGGTCGGATGCAGAAGTTGTATCGCCGGTAGTAATGGCAATGCCCGACAGGTCGAGTGCCAGCACTTGCGGCACAATAGCCTCGGCCATAAGCTGCTCCAGCACGTACAAATCGCTGCCCGACACCTGAACATTCGCGTGGCCGGTTAGTATAGGGGCTTCGGGGCCGGTGGCCGAGGTAGTCAGTTGCCATACCGTACCTCCACCGGTGGAGGTAGCCCCTTTGGCCAGCACAAGCCCAAACTGCACCGTCCAGACCGAGCCGTTGATGTCGCTTTGGCCAGCCGCCGTAGTCAATTGCCCGTGGGCCACTACGCAGTTCAGGCACAGCCGATTGCTGGGACCTCCACCCACTACTGTCCACGACGCCCACTCGCCCGATACGGCAGCAGAGGCCGGGGCAGAGCTGGCGCCCGAAAAGGTTTGAGGTAGTGTTCCCGAGGCAGCCAGCACCCGATTGAGTTGCACAAAGGTGGTGGCGTAGGTCATATCCCAGCCCAGCGACGTAATGGCCGGGCTGGCCGTGGTAGAGTCA
It includes:
- a CDS encoding tubulin-like doman-containing protein, giving the protein MKLFLFGIGGTGARVLRSLTMMLAAGAKTPADLTIVPILLDMDMQNGDTERSLRVVDLYRTIRRGAYEGPTGSQGQKTFFATPLQPLGTLQAENAQERLGDSVMPKLTDHEGTFEEFLQVSSMDDTDRELLKLLYDNSAKPTTAELKLNLSVGFKGNPNIGSVVFNALEDSAVYKYFTGAFNDATDRIFIISSIFGGTGSSGFPQLVKLLQQPNQKLPIRNARKGAVTVMPYFALEDNTNSSIDQNRFLSKTKAALSYYQTQVHLDALYYIGDQAGGKLYPNVEGGAQQVNNAHVVEMLAAAAVLDFARRPADEFGGGKQHYEFGVKRNDRTLDLPHFYDRTYNDLLEPLIRFAYATKFYTDFLPGHLTEAFARNLNLRQDITTNSFYTALQNFMGVHFRGWLAEMAQNDRAFAPFDLNADFNSMVRSKQIETGFFKKGISEGFLRDQAGEVENKLQKTFPQNEARFMQMLIEVADRCREKLETVNRQLADS
- a CDS encoding TULIP family P47-like protein, giving the protein MLTELSDSTTASPAITSLGWDMTYATTFVQLNRVLAASGTLPQTFSGASSAPASAAVSGEWASWTVVGGGPSNRLCLNCVVAHGQLTTAAGQSDINGSVWTVQFGLVLAKGATSTGGGTVWQLTTSATGPEAPILTGHANVQVSGSDLYVLEQLMAEAIVPQVLALDLSGIAITTGDTTSASDQPWLVPTAAAFACESLPPGDARGGIIGLLAMTEGRSAAGKQVVIDARVLDGAPDGASAAWFLGPTLMTSQLLAPAIQGLVQGSQAANFSVDGTGTTVYNNSDMTWGAFTYDESDGTTVTVTPRIPKGNIQLSLNGSLVHLSMSNINFPYPGWAGPGEITVAFNAEQFIGFQFIQRTDGGLVMVPDTQTFGSSSNITIIPDQTVLEFQIALNAVTQVLMAFVGGAIESVGEAAGAAMQEGAEGAYNAEFDLIEMEELGNSVNANVEQTEEDAATQAGDALANEGNAGYVQRFKNAVIANRWKILSKVVQKMVTIPVGKVSDIALWAAEKDYDKLPTLQPFVSNAVTAVHWADGATFTPVGGSVQGGMLIWGKLT